The following are from one region of the Arachis duranensis cultivar V14167 chromosome 10, aradu.V14167.gnm2.J7QH, whole genome shotgun sequence genome:
- the LOC107471687 gene encoding cytochrome P450 704B1, whose amino-acid sequence MGSLVLLMLMFVSWMLIHRWSQRNNKGPKTWPFLGSVIELLMNYDRMHDWLVQYLAKSKTVVVQMPFTTHTYIADPVNVEHVLKTNFNNYPKGEVYHSYMEVLLGDGIFNVDGELWRKQRKTASLEFASRNLRDFSTKVFREYALKLSTILSQASFLNKEIDMQELLMRMTLDSICKVGFGVEIGTLAPNLPENSFAQAFDTANTIVTLRFIDPLWRIKKFLNIGSEAQLERSMKAIDDFTYNVIRRRKAEIELSKNNGQQSKIKHDILSRFIELGGNNATDKSLRDVVLNFVIAGRDTTATTLSWAIYMVMTHAHVADKLYLELKTFEENRAKDEGVTLNQCDIGDSESFNQRVEQFSKFLNKDSLERLHYLHAVITETLRLYPAVPQDPKGVLEDDVLPDGTKIKAGGMVTYVPYSMGRMEYNWGPDAPSFIPERWFKDGVLQNESPFKFTAFQGGPRICLGKDSAYLQMRMVMAILCRFYKFNLVAGHQVNYRMMTILSMAHGLKLTIQRRL is encoded by the exons ATGGGAAGTTTGGTGCTATTGATGTTAATGTTTGTTTCATGGATGCTAATACATAGATGGAGTCAGAGGAACAATAAAGGCCCCAAGACTTGGCCTTTTCTTGGGTCTgtgattgaattgttgatgaacTATGATAGGATGCATGATTGGCTTGTTCAATATTTGGCCAAGTCAAAAACTGTTGTGGTTCAAATGCCATTTACAACCCATACTTACATTGCTGATCCTGTTAATGTGGAACATGTGCTCAAGACCAATTTCAATAACTATCCAAAG GGTGAAGTGTATCATTCTTATATGGAGGTATTGCTTGGAGATGGGATATTTAATGTTGATGGTGAACTTTGGAGGAAACAGAGAAAGACAGCAAGCTTAGAGTTTGCATCAAGAAATTTGAGGGATTTCAGTACAAAAGTTTTCAGAGAGTATGCCTTAAAATTATCTACCATTCTCTCCCAAGCTTCTTTCCTCAACAAAGAAATAGATATGCAG GAGTTGTTGATGAGAATGACTTTAGACTCCATATGTAAGGTTGGATTTGGTGTGGAAATTGGAACCTTGGCTCCTAATTTACCAGAAAATTCTTTTGCTCAAGCTTTTGACACTGCAAACACCATTGTCACGCTTCGCTTCATCGATCCGCTATGGCGAATCAAGAAGTTTCTAAACATTGGTTCAGAAGCACAGCttgaaagaagcatgaaagccaTTGATGATTTCACTTACAATGTCATTCGGAGAAGGAAAGCAGAGATAGAGCTTTCTAAAAACAATGGACAACAAAGTAAg ATAAAGCATGATATATTATCAAGATTTATAGAGCTAGGGGGAAACAATGCCACAGACAAGAGTCTGAGAGATGTTGTGTTGAACTTTGTGATCGCCGGCCGAGACACGACGGCGACAACTCTGTCGTGGGCGATATACATGGTGATGACACATGCTCATGTTGCTGACAAGCTTTACTTGGAGCTCAAGACATTTGAGGAGAACAGAGCAAAAGATGAAGGTGTTACTCTGAATCAATGTGACATTGGAGACTCTGAATCATTCAATCAAAGAGTGGAGCAATTTTCAAAGTTTTTGAATAAAGATTCATTAGAGAGATTGCATTATTTGCATGCAGTCATTACAGAGACACTAAGATTGTATCCAGCAGTTCCTCAG GATCCTAAGGGAGTGTTAGAGGATGATGTGTTACCAGAtggaacaaaaataaaagcagGGGGAATGGTAACATATGTTCCATACTCTATGGGAAGAATGGAATATAATTGGGGACCTGATGCACCTTCATTCATACCTGAAAGATGGTTCAAAGATGGTGTTCTCCAAAATGAATCTCCATTCAAATTCACTGCTTTTCAG GGAGGGCCAAGGATATGCCTTGGGAAGGACTCAGCATACCTACAAATGAGGATGGTGATGGCTATTTTGTGCAGATTTTATAAGTTTAATTTGGTGGCTGGTCACCAAGTTAATTATAGAATGATGACTATTTTGTCAATGGCTCATGGCTTGAAGCTAACCATACAAAGGCGCCTTTGA
- the LOC110277002 gene encoding B3 domain-containing protein REM9-like, giving the protein MEIDYLSLRSIRNDHRQETNRNHNDDEDDEDQSIEIVNEKQKQFRRRSRTGACSERLKRVQSDSKIAPKKDNKPLAVEFQSKKALMNRAQVFCLNSKYPCFILEMQRSYISHDLLRIPIEFSRVHLHGLEGKAKIGVNGNMRWDIVLRFCGDRATFSAGWRNVSNDFGLKFGDVCVFEMIKDTPLSFNIFLIRPKQQPISLCHQNLPDHYQSLPQPKKVQGQTSQSRKRKRSSDGTFMRIRDRAPNMQDDEFILEIKDYHLSGSTVFIPNGFCRRHKDCLGKLVNLKFGEILRPVKLLARGAFSEGWLNFAKECKLNAGDFCSFKLVDDQNPIFEVSTVKSK; this is encoded by the exons ATGGAGATCGATTATTTAAGTTTGAGAAGTATTCGTAATGATCACCGTCAAGAGACAAATAGAAATCATAATGATGATGAAGACGACGAGGATCAATCTATTGAGATAGTTAATGAAAAGCAAAAACAAttcagaagaagaagtagaacaG gaGCTTGTAGTGAAAGACTTAAAAGAGTTCAAAGTGATTCAAAAATTGCTCCGAAGAAGGATAATAAACCGTTGGCAGTAGAATTTCAAAGCAAAAAAGCATTGATGAATAGAGCCCAAGTTTTCTGCCTAAACTCAAAATATCCTTGCTTCATACTAGAAATGCAAAGATCTTATATTTCACATGATCTACTG CGTATACCAATCGAGTTTTCGAGAGTGCACTTACATGGGTTAGAGGGAAAAGCCAAAATTGGAGTTAATGGTAACATGAGATGGGATATTGTGTTAAGATTTTGTGGTGATAGAGCTACTTTCAGTGCTGGTTGGAGAAATGTTTCCAATGATTTTGGCTTAAAATTTGGTGATGTTTGTGTTTTTGAGATGATTAAGGACACTCCACTTTCCTTCAACATTTTTCTCATCAGACCCAAACAGCAACCAATAAGCCTTTGCCACCAAAACTTGCCAG ACCATTATCAAAGCCTCCCTCAGCCAAAGAAAGTGCAAGGGCAAACCAGTCAatctagaaaaagaaaaagaagcagtgATGGAACTTTCATGAGAATCCGTGACA GAGCTCCCAACATGCAGGATgatgaatttatccttgaaattaaaGATTATCACCTTAGTGGATCTACTGT gtTCATACCAAATGGATTTTGTCGTAGGCACAAAGATTGTCTTGGAAAACTTGTGAATTTGAAATTTGGAGAAATTTTACGGCCAGTGAAATTGTTAGCACGCGGTGCATTTTCTGAAGGATGGTTGAATTTTGCAAAAGAATGCAAATTGAATGCTGGTGACTTTTGTTCCTTCAAACTTGTTGATGACCAAAATCCTATCTTTGAAGTTTCAACTGTAAAATCAAAATAG
- the LOC107471770 gene encoding B3 domain-containing transcription factor VRN1-like — MAFYNMFFKVLIDPNQLRENQPKWKKPSSLHELEIPPKFVEKNWKKLSNPLLLELPTGDKTEVKWVKKKNNSVWLKEGWRRVVELLKLKHGCFVTFKYNGKSKFELIVFHPNTLEIDYSSVRGFYNDDHHQGANENDDDGGDDDDDSIEIIAEEPEQFNNRSREGTCKSMLKEVHENHDYIVIDDDDDDDDEWHSKPLLMRKRTKTKGTSKSMLKKVRRNMKCDDNRSKALERAEAISSKLKNPSFVRDLKRSYVDYGIMQIPCSFSEQYLYRLKGSGTIWVSDNEDIKWSIKYSYSDSQNRTSIYGDWHKFRKENELEVGDVCVFEMMTEVEPVSFKIYIIRVRQESSSSYPHQFQESERPNRQANNQFELLITKSKLKASTLVKIPRKFIRQNERCVGKDVTLKVGKELWTVKVLNSGSFCKGWIQFARECKLVVGDICHFELTDPTNFVFHVSISREEHGS; from the exons ATGGCTTTCTATAACATGTTTTTTAAGGTTCTTATTGATCCCAACCAACTGAGGGAAAACCAACCAAAATGGAAGAAGCCGTCATCACTTCATGAATTG GAGATACCACCAAAGTTTGTAgagaaaaattggaaaaaattatcaaatccgTTATTGTTGGAGCTACCAACTGGAGATAAAACAGAAGTAAAATGggtcaagaaaaaaaataatagcgTTTGGTTAAAGGAAGGATGGAGAAGAGTTGTGGAATTGTTAAAACTAAAGCATGGATGTTTTGTGACTTTTAAATATAATGGGAAATCGAAATTTGAACTCATAGTGTTTCATCCGAATACTTTAGAAATTGATTACTCAAGTGTGAGAGGTTTCTATAACGATGATCATCATCAAGGTGCaaatgaaaatgatgatgatggtggtgatgatgatgatgactctATTGAGATTATTGCTGAAGAGCCAGAACAATTCAACAACAGAAGCAGAGAAG GAACTTGTAAAAGCATGCTCAAAGAAGTTCATGAAAATCATGACTATATTgtaattgatgatgatgatgatgatgatgatga atggcACTCTAAACCACTCTTGATGAGAAAGAGAACCAAAACAAAAG GAACAAGTAAAAGCATGCTCAAAAAAGTGAGGAGAAATATGAAATGTGATGATAACCGGAGCAAGGCACTGGAGAGGGCTGAAGCCATCTCTTCAAAGCTGAAAAATCCTTCTTTTGTTCGTGATTTGAAGCGTTCATATGTTGATTACGGGATCAtg CAAATACCATGTTCATTTTCGGAACAATATTTATATAGATTAAAAGGAAGTGGCACAATTTGGGTTAGTGATAATGAAGACATTAAATGGAGCATCAAATACAGTTACAGTGATTCTCAGAACAGAACAAGTATTTATGGTGATTGGcacaaatttagaaaagaaaacgaGTTAGAAGTTGGTGATGTTTGTGTATTCGAAATGATGACGGAAGTTGAACCCGTTTCCTTCAAAATTTACATCATCCGAGTCAGACAAGAATCATCATCATCTTATCCTCATCAATTCCAAG AGTCCGAAAGGCCCAATAGGCAGGCGAATAATCAATTCGAGCTTCTgataacaaaatcaaaattgaaggcATCAACACTCGTG aAAATACCAAGAAAGTTTATTCGCCAGAATGAAAGATGTGTTGGAAAAGATGTGACACTTAAAGTTGGAAAAGAATTGTGGACTGTGAAAGTGTTGAATTCTGGTTCGTTTTGTAAAGGTTGGATTCAGTTCGCAAGAGAATGCAAATTAGTTGTTGGAGATATTTGTCATTTTGAACTCACTGACCCCACTAATTTTGTGTTCCATGTTTCCATTTCTAGGGAGGAGCATGGTTCATGA
- the LOC110276527 gene encoding uncharacterized protein LOC110276527 isoform X2, with protein MSSQERDVVHFFKVILEKNLLGDGFLRLPKSFVHKYWKEITSRSVFLSLPNGAELEVHWSRDENGDVLFGHGWKEFAQYVSLQATQFLLFRYEVKKTNNNNNNNNNNNNNNNNNNNKFYVIVLGSSGLEIKYPCSNSVSKKKNDNVNVNVVEKGQKGEKKSDACSFEFVNGKRRKSLLSPLQSPPPPPPLVISDDETSSFKRKKIIKEEPEDYSIDGEISNTKRKRRASRSFDYIAKEKDYDNSEVLDNKTMKKFQEKVKSRFQTGNPFFVCALGKTYSDRDLLVIPSYFAKPILGKREGNAKLFLVDDPKKCWDVQMRISACRQFIITNGWKKFSTFYSLKLGDACVFELVDPIDILFKVHIRSYGEDPLTPSSSGDTN; from the exons ATGTCTTCTCAAGAACGTGATGTCGTTCACTTCTTCAAGGTTATTCTTGAAAAGAACCTTCTTGGTGATGGATTTCTG AGATTGCCAAAGAGTTTTGTGCATAAATACTGGAAAGAAATTACGTCACGTTCTGTTTTTCTAAGTCTTCCAAACGGAGCTGAATTGGAAGTTCATTGGTCAAGGGATGAAAACGGTGACGTTTTGTTTGGCCACGGTTGGAAAGAATTTGCACAATACGTGTCTCTCCAAGCGACACAGTTTCTCTTGTTCCGTTACGAAGtgaaaaaaactaataataataataataataataataataataataataataataataataataataataagttttaTGTTATAGTTTTGGGTTCAAGTGGTTTAGAAATTAAGTACCCTTGTTCTAATTCTgtgtcaaagaaaaaaaatgataatgttAATGTTAATGTTGTTGAAAAAGGGCAAAAGGGTGAAAAAAAGAGTGATGCTTGTTCTTTTGAGTTTGTTAATGGAAAAAGACGAAAATCTCTCTTGTCACCGCTACAATCaccacctccaccaccaccactggTAATTTCCGATGATGAAACTAGTAGTTTCAAAAGgaagaaaattataaaagaagagCCTGAAGATTACTCTATTGATGGTGAAATCAGTAACactaaaagaaaaaggagagcTTCTAGGAGTTTTGATTATATTGCCAAGGAAAAAGATTATG ATAACTCAGAAGTGTTGGACAATAAAACCATGAAGAAGTTTCAAGAGAAAGTGAAGAGTAGGTTCCAAACTGGGAATCCCTTTTTTGTATGTGCACTTGGGAAAACCTATTCTGACAGAGACCTCTTG GTTATACCAAGCTATTTTGCTAAACCAATTCTTgggaaaagagaaggaaatgCAAAGctctttcttgttgatgatcCGAAGAAATGTTGGGATGTGCAGATGAGAATTTCTGCTTGCAGgcaatttataattacaaatggTTGGAAGAAATTCTCAACATTCTATAGTTTGAAACTTGGTGACGCTTGTGTCTTTGAGTTGGTCGATCCAATCGATATTTTATTCAAAGTTCATATTCGTAGTTATGGAGAAGACCCTTTGACTCCTAGCTCTTCTG GTGATACCAACTGA
- the LOC110276527 gene encoding uncharacterized protein LOC110276527 isoform X1, protein MSSQERDVVHFFKVILEKNLLGDGFLRLPKSFVHKYWKEITSRSVFLSLPNGAELEVHWSRDENGDVLFGHGWKEFAQYVSLQATQFLLFRYEVKKTNNNNNNNNNNNNNNNNNNNKFYVIVLGSSGLEIKYPCSNSVSKKKNDNVNVNVVEKGQKGEKKSDACSFEFVNGKRRKSLLSPLQSPPPPPPLVISDDETSSFKRKKIIKEEPEDYSIDGEISNTKRKRRASRSFDYIAKEKDYDNSEVLDNKTMKKFQEKVKSRFQTGNPFFVCALGKTYSDRDLLVIPSYFAKPILGKREGNAKLFLVDDPKKCWDVQMRISACRQFIITNGWKKFSTFYSLKLGDACVFELVDPIDILFKVHIRSYGEDPLTPSSSEYSEQEGPSYRPPSSSSSPFLKKHKTSKANFGFMPKNE, encoded by the exons ATGTCTTCTCAAGAACGTGATGTCGTTCACTTCTTCAAGGTTATTCTTGAAAAGAACCTTCTTGGTGATGGATTTCTG AGATTGCCAAAGAGTTTTGTGCATAAATACTGGAAAGAAATTACGTCACGTTCTGTTTTTCTAAGTCTTCCAAACGGAGCTGAATTGGAAGTTCATTGGTCAAGGGATGAAAACGGTGACGTTTTGTTTGGCCACGGTTGGAAAGAATTTGCACAATACGTGTCTCTCCAAGCGACACAGTTTCTCTTGTTCCGTTACGAAGtgaaaaaaactaataataataataataataataataataataataataataataataataataataataagttttaTGTTATAGTTTTGGGTTCAAGTGGTTTAGAAATTAAGTACCCTTGTTCTAATTCTgtgtcaaagaaaaaaaatgataatgttAATGTTAATGTTGTTGAAAAAGGGCAAAAGGGTGAAAAAAAGAGTGATGCTTGTTCTTTTGAGTTTGTTAATGGAAAAAGACGAAAATCTCTCTTGTCACCGCTACAATCaccacctccaccaccaccactggTAATTTCCGATGATGAAACTAGTAGTTTCAAAAGgaagaaaattataaaagaagagCCTGAAGATTACTCTATTGATGGTGAAATCAGTAACactaaaagaaaaaggagagcTTCTAGGAGTTTTGATTATATTGCCAAGGAAAAAGATTATG ATAACTCAGAAGTGTTGGACAATAAAACCATGAAGAAGTTTCAAGAGAAAGTGAAGAGTAGGTTCCAAACTGGGAATCCCTTTTTTGTATGTGCACTTGGGAAAACCTATTCTGACAGAGACCTCTTG GTTATACCAAGCTATTTTGCTAAACCAATTCTTgggaaaagagaaggaaatgCAAAGctctttcttgttgatgatcCGAAGAAATGTTGGGATGTGCAGATGAGAATTTCTGCTTGCAGgcaatttataattacaaatggTTGGAAGAAATTCTCAACATTCTATAGTTTGAAACTTGGTGACGCTTGTGTCTTTGAGTTGGTCGATCCAATCGATATTTTATTCAAAGTTCATATTCGTAGTTATGGAGAAGACCCTTTGACTCCTAGCTCTTCTG AATATTCAGAGCAAGAAGGCCCTTCTTATAggcctccttcttcttcttcttcaccattCCTTAAAAAGCATAAAACTTCTAAAGCTAATTTCGGATTCATGCCCAAGAATGAATGA